A section of the Humulus lupulus chromosome 2, drHumLupu1.1, whole genome shotgun sequence genome encodes:
- the LOC133818740 gene encoding uncharacterized protein LOC133818740 isoform X1: MNYDLAALKVFCEQLKKAREMSLQKTMSLGGILFQRAWLQGVLVSVSNNGDHLLLDDGTGLVQLSPSADSRVRPWRIGMYVMVVGGYVVCPDDHPMIKVHKMVDLSAFPDREAMWYLEVIEAYKLFYEPLIDDFV; the protein is encoded by the exons ATGAATTACGACTTAGCAGCACTAAAGGTGTTTTGTGAGCAACTGAAGAAGGCGCGTGAGATGTCATTGCAGAAAACCATGAGTCTAGGTGGCATTCTCTTCCAACGTGCCTGGTTACAGGGTGTTCTCGTCTCTGTCTCTAACAATGGTGATCACTTGCTCCTTGATGATGGAACCGGCCTTGTCCAACTCTCTCCCTCTGCAGACTCTCGTGTTCGACCTTGGAGAATTGGAATGTATGTGATGGTGGTTGGTGGCTACGTTGTATGTCCGGATGACCATCCAATGATCAAG GTTCATAAGATGGTGGATCTTTCAGCTTTTCCAGATCGAGAGGCAATGTGGTATTTGGAAGTTATTGAAGCATACAAACTATTCTATGAGCCACTGATAGATGATTTTGTATAG
- the LOC133818740 gene encoding uncharacterized protein LOC133818740 isoform X2, whose translation MSLGGILFQRAWLQGVLVSVSNNGDHLLLDDGTGLVQLSPSADSRVRPWRIGMYVMVVGGYVVCPDDHPMIKVHKMVDLSAFPDREAMWYLEVIEAYKLFYEPLIDDFV comes from the exons ATGAGTCTAGGTGGCATTCTCTTCCAACGTGCCTGGTTACAGGGTGTTCTCGTCTCTGTCTCTAACAATGGTGATCACTTGCTCCTTGATGATGGAACCGGCCTTGTCCAACTCTCTCCCTCTGCAGACTCTCGTGTTCGACCTTGGAGAATTGGAATGTATGTGATGGTGGTTGGTGGCTACGTTGTATGTCCGGATGACCATCCAATGATCAAG GTTCATAAGATGGTGGATCTTTCAGCTTTTCCAGATCGAGAGGCAATGTGGTATTTGGAAGTTATTGAAGCATACAAACTATTCTATGAGCCACTGATAGATGATTTTGTATAG